A region from the Chrysoperla carnea chromosome 4, inChrCarn1.1, whole genome shotgun sequence genome encodes:
- the LOC123298850 gene encoding lutropin-choriogonadotropic hormone receptor: protein MKVVRVLFWCDVGLCGEEGLVGVFSQDYLHCVETTIQCKCSTDLLEVTCRDGGLTSVPTSLPPTLLKLDLTTNNITTIVERAFQDTPELEDLILSENKIEHIHPYGFIGIPKLKKLVFQNCGLLKIPVLPLRSLTKLATLQLDQNEISEIDEDSFLNMDSLRSLRLDNNQLKRIPTAAISSLKNLEALNLASNSITVITADAFPVMQNLIILLLKRNKITFVDDDAFVNLTSLRILELDDNLLTNIPVAITKLPMLKELSVSGNKIKYVPGGILQLTPTLSLLEIKGNPLIGIDPNAFSFLPNLKKLILSETKDLTEFPNLNGTNSLEILRLDRSSIKTVPSTLCVTCPRLKSLDLKSNKLTKIPDLNKCRDLRVLDLAKNNINSLEGSLFRDLNQLHDLLLGHNNIMYIPPDAFLGLSKLQVLDLESNDIQEIHPEAFVACSHIEDLNLGQNKFPRLPFLGLDRLLHLKTFNNPNLREFPSPELFPRIQTLVLSYAYHCCSFLPIISLDAPPKAPLHEAVFFPKDTDFDMSLWNSSVTDIWPQLHNLSKKFGTQINDIFDTFGSDFSYPGNLPAYVEEYFEENGNTPLITGSDAPPGKIQCLPAPGPFLPCQDLFDWWTLRCGVWIVFLLAMLGNGTVVFVLIFSRSKMDVPRFLVCNLAAADFFMGIYLGILAVVDASTLGEFRMYAIPWQMSAGCQLAGFLGVLSSELSVYTLAVITLERNYAITHAMHLNKRLSLKHAGYIMLCGWLFALIMAVLPLFGISDYRKFAICLPFETTTSTASLTYVVFLMFINGVAFLILMGCYLKMYCAIRGSQAWNSNDSRIAKRMALLVFTDFICWSPIAFFSLTAIFGLQLISLEGAKVFTVFVLPLNSCCNPFLYAILTKQFKKDCVLICKAIEESRVTRGIGRCRHSSNFSNRQTPANTNSLVDRSSRDHAVHHHPQVCTCNTKLLGDSSSGSGIAAGHGGGGERGARTPQRLLLCMHRGPDTLRRTRSDQYAYQIAEIQQKQHKRASSVSSSENFSSSRSDSWRQNHHHCGIPLRLLDPKRRASSWLVTRKPSQDSNLSSSRNDSSGSATTASTSTWRMSRSSASGDIRTIQHVPEPVRPRSKPRLTRQCAIQDDSEPPGTPGRLTVRFLTTIPSAAETSMQIDEDTPACAISPSHTAILHVSPSRNDVENNAPFYAILHTNSQDQAAVPSAGRPAPQNGEQNAASQQLPPDTRPPPT from the exons aatattatctgaaaataaaatagaacatATACATCCCTATGGATTTATAGGAAtaccaaagttaaaaaaatt agtatttcaaaattgtgGCCTGTTAAAAATTCCTGTTCTTCCTCTACGTTCACTTACAAAATTAGCAACATT GCAATtagatcaaaatgaaattagtgAAATTGATGAAGACAGTTTTCTTAATATGGATTCACTTAGAAGTTTAAGACTTGACAATAATCAATTAAAACGTATTCCAACCGCTGCAATTAGTTCGCTTAAAAATTTAGAGGCCTT gaATTTAGCAAGTAACAGCATCACAGTGATCACAGCAGATGCTTTCCCTgttatgcaaaatttaattatttt attactaaaaagaaataaaattacattcgtTGATGATGATGCCTTTGTAAATTTAACATCATTACGAATATT agaATTAGATGATAATTTACTTACTAATATACCTGTAGCTATTACGAAATTACCTATGTTAAAGGAACT ttcTGTGTCcggcaataaaattaaatacgttCCTGGTGGGATTTTACAACTAACTCCCACATTATCATTGTTAGAAATTAAAGGAAATCCATTAATTGGAATTGATCCAAATGCATTTTCATttttgccaaatttaaaaaaatt AATTTTATCAGAAACAAAAGATTTAACAGAATTTCCAAATTTAAATGGTACAAATTCGTTAGAAATACTTCGATTAGATCGATCGAGTATTAAAACCGTTCCGTCCACGTTATGTGTTACGTGTCCGCGCCTCAAAAGTTT agatTTAAAGTcaaataaactaacaaaaattCCTGATTTGAATAAATGTCGGGATTTAAGAGTATT GGATttagcaaaaaataatataaactcaCTAGAAGGAAGTTTATTTCGTGATTTAAATCAATTACATGATTTATTATTAGGCCATaacaatattatgtatattccACCGGATGCATTTTTGGGATTATCAAAATTGCAAGTTTT aGATTTAGAGTCAAATGATATCCAAGAAATTCATCCAGAAGCGTTTGTAGCTTGTTCGCATATAGAAGATTT aaatttaggacaaaataaatttccacGATTACCATTTTTAGGATTAGAtcgtttattacatttaaaaacatttaataatccTAATTTAAGAGAGTTTCCTAGTCCAGAATTATTTCCACGTATACAAACATTGGTATTATCATATGCGTACCATTGTTGTTCATTTTTACCAATTATTTCGTTAGATGCCCCACCAAAAGCACCATTACATGAAGCGGTTTTTTTCCCAAAAGACACAGACTTTGATATGAGTTTATGGAATTCAAGTGTTACGGACATTTGGCCACAATTAC ataatctgagtaaaaaatttggaacacaaataaatgatatattcGATACATTTGGTTCAGATTTTTCCTATCCAGGCAATTTACCAGCTTATGTTGAAGAATATTTTGAGGAAAATGGAAATACACCTTTAATAACAGGTAGTGATGCACCACCTGGAAAAATTCAATGTTTACCAGCACCAG gccCTTTTTTACCATGCCAAGATTTATTCGATTGGTGGACATTACGATGTGGTGTttggatagtttttttattagcaatGCTTGGAAATGGCACCGTTGTTTTTGTGCTTATATTTTCAAGAAGTAAAATGGATGTTCCTAGATTTTTAGTATGCAATTTAGCTGCGGCTGATTTTTTTATGGGAATTTATTTAG GTATTTTAGCAGTTGTGGATGCATCTACCTTAGGTGAATTTCGTATGTATGCAATACCATGGCAGATGTCAGCCGGTTGTCAATTAGCCGGTTTTCTTGGTGTATTAAGTTCCGAACTATCTGTATATACATTAGCTGTTATAACACTTGAACGTAATTATGCAATAACACATGCAATGCATTTAAACAAACGTTTATCATTAAAACATGCGGGTTATATAATGTTATGCGGCTGgttatttgcattaattatgGCTGTGTTACCATTATTTGGTATTTCAGATTATCGTAAATTTGCAATATGTCTCCCATTCGAGACCACAACGAGTACGGCAAGTTTAACATATGtagtatttttaatgtttataaatggtgtagcatttttaattttaatgggtTGTTATCTGAAAATGTATTGTGCAATACGTGGTTCGCAAGCATGGAATTCAAATGATTCACGTATTGCAAAACGTATGGcgttgttagtttttacagactTTATATGTTGGTCCCCAATAGCATTCTTTTCATTGACAGCAATCTTTGGTTTACAATTAATCTCGTTGGAAGGTGCAAAAGTGTTTACAGTGTTTGTGTTACCATTAAACTCATGTTGTAATCCCtttttatatgcaattttaacaaaacaattcaaaaaagaTTGTGTTTTAATATGTAAGGCGATTGAAGAATCGCGAGTGACACGTGGTATCGGACGATGTAGACATTCATCGAACTTTAGTAATCGACAAACACCAGCGAATACGAACAGTTTAGTGGATCGGTCTTCACGTGATCATGCTGTACATCATCATCCGCAAGTATGCACGTGTAATACTAAATTATTAGGTGATAGTAGTTCGGGTAGTGGTATAGCAGCAGGTCACGGTGGTGGTGGCGAACGAGGCGCACGCACCC CTCAACGATTGTTGTTGTGTATGCATCGTGGCCCAGATACGCTGCGTCGCACGCGTTCAGATCAATACGCGTATCAAATAGCGGAGATACAACAGAAACAACACAAACGTGCATCCTCAGTATCATCTAGTGAGAATTTCAGTTCGTCTCGTTCTGATTCGTGGCGACAAAATCATCATCATTGTGGTATACCATTACGTTTATTAGATCCAAAACGACGAGCATCTTCGTGGCTAGTTACTAGAAAACCATCACAAGACTCAAATTTATCGAGTTCGCGTAACGATTCATCTGGGTCAGCGACAACAGCTAGCACCAGCACGTGGAGAATGTCACGATCAAGTGCATCGGGTGATATTCGAACAATACAACATGTACCAGAACCAGTGCGTCCACGATCAAAACCACGTTTAACACGTCAATGTGCTATACAAGATGATTCCGAGCCACCAGGTACACCAGGTCGTTTAACTGTACGATTTTTAACAACAATACCGTCCGCTGCAGAAACCAGCATGCAAATTGATGAGGATACACCTGCGTGCGCCATTAGTCCATCACACACTGCCATTTTACATGTAAGTCCATCCAGAAATGACGTTGAAAATAATGCACCATTTTATGCGATATTACATACAAATTCACAGGATCAAGCAGCTGTGCCATCAGCAGGACGACCGGCACCACAAAATGGAGAACAAAATGCTGCTTCTCAACAACTTCCGCCAGATACTCGGCCACCACCCACGTGA